The Lolium perenne isolate Kyuss_39 chromosome 6, Kyuss_2.0, whole genome shotgun sequence genome segment CGCCTGCCGCTTCTCACGGACACACCTGCATCACGCCTCACCTGCATCGCGCAGAGCTTGGCATCTCGCTGTACGCGTTCAGTAGAAGCTACACCTGATCAACGACTACATGCAGAAGTAAAACAACTAAATGCAGATACAATCAAGATTAAGTGCTAACAATCACCCCCTAATCTTGATTCCTAATTCTTCATGGAGTTTCAGAGAAGAGCTGGCTCGTCGTCGATGTACTGGCCGAGCAGCGCCTTCTCTTCTTCGTCATGGTTGTTGCCCTTCTCCGGGCATTCCCAAGCAAAGTGGCCGAGTTCCTGGCAATGGAAGCACCGCAACTTCTTCTTGTCTctaccattgttcttcttcttcttcatgcgCTCCATCCATTGCTCTTCGGTGAGGAGCAGATGAGTGCCACCATGCTGCCCACCTTGCTCTTCCTCCAGGTCGAGCTCCTCCTCCACAGCCAAGAAGCGACCCGTGAGCTCCTCAACCGTCATGTTCTTGAGGTCGAGCAGCTGCTGAATGGAGTGGGCGAGCTGCTTGAACCGCTTCGGCACGCAGCGGAGGAACTTCAACACGGCCTTGTGTTCCCCAACGCCATCTCCGAGGACCTCCAACTCGTGCATGATGCCCGAGAGGCGCATCGCAAACTGCTCCACCTTCTCGCCGTCCATGAACCGGAGGTT includes the following:
- the LOC139832529 gene encoding uncharacterized protein, which encodes MAQGGGDASDGKAKATEMERKLAEADDLHTPPRAQLTDGGAGSSGSGGELRVVERVVRQSSVVATPPLMLTRTNYSDWALIMRVQLQGQGRWEVVKHGVVDDDREALGAILRAVPPEMWRSLAVKDTAKEAWDALKTLRLGSERVREARAQTRRSEFDNLRFMDGEKVEQFAMRLSGIMHELEVLGDGVGEHKAVLKFLRCVPKRFKQLAHSIQQLLDLKNMTVEELTGRFLAVEEELDLEEEQGGQHGGTHLLLTEEQWMERMKKKKNNGRDKKKLRCFHCQELGHFAWECPEKGNNHDEEEKALLGQYIDDEPALL